The following DNA comes from Grus americana isolate bGruAme1 chromosome 13, bGruAme1.mat, whole genome shotgun sequence.
ATGTTTAAAACTTGTATAAATGGACCATTTACAGCTATGCCCAGCAGTAGTAGCTGCCATCTCTTTTTGACTGACAATGATGCGATTTCTGGCCTGCTTTCCCTTTCTTACAGTTCCAGTGATGggagtttttttttcttcgaAATcttcatagaatgatagaatggaTTGGGTTGGAGgcgaccttaaagatcatctagttccaactcccctgccatgggcaggaacaccctccactagaccagcttgctcaaagccccatccaacctggccttgaacactgccagggatggggcagccacagcttctctgggcaacctgtgccagtgcctcatcaccctcacagtgaagaatttcttcccaatatctaatctaaatcatccctctttcagtttaaagccattgccccttgtcctatcactccatgcccttgtaaacagtccctctccagctttcctgtaggcccctttagagactggaaggctgctagaaggtctccccggagctgccttttctccaggcttaacaaccccaactctttcagcctgtcttcataggagaggtgctccagccctctgagcaccttcatggcctcctccggacttgctccaacagctccatgtctgtcttatactggggaccccagagcttgACGCAGCACTCCATGTGGGGTCTCACAATAGCAGAGGGgtgaatcacctccctcgacctgctggtcacacttcttttgatgcagcccaggacacggttggtcttctgggctgcaggcacacactgccggctcatgttgagcttctcatcaatcaatacccccaagtccttctcctcggggctgctctcaatccattctctgcccagtctGTATCTgtacttgggattgccccaacccacgtgcaggatcttgcacttggccttgttgaacttcatgcggtttgcacaggcccacctctcagcCTGTCAGCTGGTTTCAGCTGGTATGTTCAGTGACTGGAAACAGGCAGGTAAGCCAGGACAGTGAAGTTCACCAggctctcttccttctctcttatTATccaatttatgttttaaaaaaaaccaaacccaaaccaaaaacccaacaaaaaggGAAGGGATGGCATCGCTTCCCTTCagcgtgtcaactgcaccacgcAGCTTTGTGTctttggcaaacttgctgagggtgcactcgatcccactgtgcatgttgccaacaaagatgttaaacagcgccagtcccagtactgacccctgagatGCTTATACGGCTATAGAAAATAATATGATCCATATCTCACAGCACTTTTCTCCCAGGGTTGGGATGTAGACTAGGAATTGGCTTAGTTTCAGTTTCAATTCAGACTTTTCCAATTTACACTACTATTAGATTTGGCATGGCAATTCAGAACACCCTGGCACTTGGTGCAAGTGATTAGTAAGAATGTGTTTGGCTGTTATTATAGTCTGTTACATAAATATGTTTGATTTCATTGAAATATTGATGACTGCTTCTTTTCTATCTTTAGATGACTTCACTGTTTAGTTTATAGTATTACCAAAATTGCTACATCAAGTTATTCACAGGCAAAAAATTTTAATGCAGTGTAACTTAAATGAATTGgattcttcattattttcaacAAAATCTTTATAATACATGAAGAAGTGGTGCAAGCCTATTAGTTGTCCACAAACTACAGTCTGTAAAACCACCCATGCCGAGGCTAAATCAAAGTAAATGTTTCCATCTTGAAATACAGGCAGAATTGGGGGTGATGCATTaagacatttttgtttgcagaaCAACTAGTGAGGAGCTTAAAgagaagagattatttttactAGCAATACTTTAACAAAAAaactgtgaggtttttttcagcgTGGTACAGTGAATTAGACACGCATAACTCCTGTGGCCACAGGCTGCTACATATCTAATTCTGCAAACACTGTCAAAACTGCTTCAAATattatccttttttattttgactgtaTTCaactaataaataaattattttgaaggaaCTACATTCCTCAACAAACTATGAAGTTATTTAGGTAGATTCCTTTCTGCAGTGTACaggtaaaactgaaagaaaagcaataacaagaaaagtatttataaaaatatatttcacaaaGTAGGAAACAATACAGGAGTTTCTCTGAATACAATACATGgagtaaataaacaaacaataatatagcttcaaaacaaagtagaaaattaaaatgatttgcATGTAATACGTAGTTTTATTATACAATTGCTACTTCTAAATGGCAAGTTTGCATTACAAATTGAGTATGCTTGCAGCTTCTAGTGTTGTTCTTTCTCTGTGTGCAAGAGCCCTGGTGCATCACTATGAATATTATAGAAAGGAAATGCTAATAACATAAGCAGTAAAATTATGTACACACTGGTTCCTGCTCTAATACAGTGGAGAACTATAAGCATGTTTTTTTACTGTACTGTGTTATGTGTGGATTTCTAAAAGTCTATAGTTTAAATATTCACATGAACCAGTTTACTTCCAGCTGTTTGTGCTTGTATTAAAAACACCAGGTACTAGATTTATGAAGAAGATATAAAACTGTCAAAAGTTTCCTCTGGGAAAGTTTTATTCCTGCCAGCATTCTCTTAAAATTCAGCTACTGCAAATGGATAGGTTACTGCTTTAACCTGCAACAATTtgtcagttttcttttcaaaatgtacaTGTATTAAACATTCAttatacatagaaaaaaaatctaacagatataatttagttttcttcataatCTTACTCTATAGATTATCAGtcttaataaataaaagcagtaatggacatcaataaaatatttatttcaaagattaaacaaataaattcgATCTTTAGCAATAAAATCAGCAATTCTTTCATATATGTAAGTCCATCCCCTTTcacagttttttctttcctttcagaagacGAAGCACAGGATTGATCCTTCTTCTAGAAAAAGATCCTTTTGTAAAGCAAGGTTTTGTAGCCCTGCCTCTGAATCTCTGCACATTAGTAGGATTTATTAACCTTCACTGGAATGGATTAAGAACATGTGAATATTTTAAGGCTTGACACAATATTTAAAGATGATATTCAGTCTGTGGTTACGTGGCCAACAATTACTGTATGTACAATGTATGGTCACTGCACAGTAGAAGCCAGTAGGAATTTACAATGCTATTTCTATTCAGCATTGCTAAGAAGACCAAGATATtgcttttaacatttctgtggCGGGATCTTTGTTGGCAACGGAGAAACAAACCTTTAGCTTTACACATACTGGCAGGAGCTACTGTTCAACAGCAAAATCCCTGCAAGTCCATTTTCTAAGAAAGCaccaatttctttttgttcttttcaattCACTGGAGATAATCAAAGATCCAAATCTCCATCTTCAGAGTGGTCAAGTGAATATCAAATATCCAAAGACTTCTAGACACTCCACATACTTTACTTCACACTCCACAAGACTTAACCTCCtaacatatacttttttttttttttttggttcaacATTACAATGTAGTTGATTTTATAGATGACTGGCGCTAAACTTGCCTctaaaacaaaaagccacatTAGTTTTAACTAACAGCAGTGGCCCTAGAATATTACATGATCATTAAGTCAACAGTGAAAAAGTTTGTAATCCACTGTCAAGTTTCTTTGTCACTTTCTCCAACTGAGTAAAGTTCTCCAAGTCTTTTAAAGCGAGGACCCCATTCACTGAGGTAGTCAAAATTCTGATCTGAGTCTGATGCAGAGGACTCCAATGAGCTAAGGGAACCAGCCGCTGACCCTCTTCCTTCATAGCCATAAATCTGGATAGAGTCATATGGTGGAGCTGTGGGATCATTATCAGCTTCATGAAGCCTTACATTAATAAATTCATCAACATCAACACCATTAGGAACAGGTGCAAGACCCTGCCTGGGCATAAATTGAAGATCAGGCTTAATATCCTTACGTGGCAAAAATCCATTAATTCCATCCGGATTTTGCAAAGTTGCAATGTCAAAAGCTTCTGTATCTTCTTCTCCACCTCCTTCATCATCATAGCGAATGATATTTTCCCTCAcatcttcatcatctttgaTGATTAAAGGCTCATTTTTATGTCTTCTTAGTGTTACAAACAGCACCACAATGACTGCAAAGAAAGCATCATAGGCTGATTAGATAAAAAATTTCCAATCAAAGCACTACAATTTAAGTGCAGTTGTGGAAGGTGATAGGTtgctttttgtgaaaataagaGTAATAAGGGTAGTGAAAAGCTGAAAGACGTGTAACTTCAACCCCATTCAAGTAATGAAAATTTGATCAGAAGCTCTGGTTAGTCCTCTAGTTTTATATTATCAGCTCATATTTACATCTGAAGATCAATTTTATATAAGCAATAAGAATTTGCATACTTCCATTTTTGAGCCTCAAATTTAGACAacttttccctttggaaaagtTACAAACATAGGTGAAGTCAAGCTATCACCATTCATTGAACATTAGTCTATAATGATCTACATTATGGATGGAGCTTTCCAAAATTAGAGggtgtttttctgaaaacatagcCCTGATGACAGAAGGAAattggtgtcttttttttttaatttttacatgttGCAAGACTCACACTATATAACTGAAAGGAGAATGAGAcagtaaaggagaaagaaagagctgaagatacatcagtttcagaaaaaagctCTAAATTGGTTACACTTGTTTCTGCACCTGAATGCTGAAATCTCAGCTACTAATGTAAATCTCAGTTACAAAgtgcaaagcacagaaataggCCTCTTCCTTCACTGTTCTCTCCCTCACTTACTTGATGTATACAAATTTTgtatgtttcattaaaatagacAGTGCTTCTTATCTTGTAAAACTGTAATGTCTCTTGTGCCATTACAAGCCAAAACAAACTCATACAGGTCTCAAGCTACAACAAATCCATTTTCCCTCATGTGCAGTATATACTGTGTGGACCTTTCTGCTTAACATACCTGATTTGATTTTCGGTTTCATGTTCCACACCTGTAACTTGTGTGTAAGACTACTTCAGATTGGGATTTTGCTTTATATGCTTTTGTTCAGTTCTTAGTACAGTGGGGATGCAGTCCTGACAGGTCTCTCAGTACTGCTGCATATTACATTGTGTTAGATTGTATGTGGTTCTGTGTGACTGCTTGCTTACAGCCACCCAGGAATCAGAAAAATTTTGAACACCAGGCTGTGCAATGAATACATACCTAGCAGCAAAATGATGCATGCTAATATTGCAATTAGGGCTCCCATACTGAGTCCAATGGGAAGTACATATGCTTCAACGTTACAGGACTGGACAATACCATCACTGCTGCAACCACAGACTCGAATAGTGAGAGTGCTAGTACTGCTCATGGGAGGATTCCCACTATCGCTTATTATGATTGGCAGCAGATATACTTCTTGCTTCTGCCGGCTGAATCCACTATGCTTTGCCAATATGCTGAGAGTATTatctgaaaaagggaaaatttgcATTGATTCACCACATAAAATAACTGCTAAACCCACAGCTTTTTCTTAATGCACGCAGAAAACCTGTGTATGAACACGAACAATGCACTTTATTACACAAGCAGCATGTGACACAGAAATCCTTCCCCTTTCTGTCTGGCTGCCCATGCCCAAATGAGCAAGTGCAACATACACATTTTCTTGTGTCATGTGGTATGATCATAATGGCAAACCCTCACTTTCTCCTCTGCATACATCCCTGTAGATGTCTTCCCATCATGATTCATCACTGTTTTTCAAGTCACGCAGTCATAAAAATTCAACCAgtacaaaagagagaaatgaaatgttgaAGTAACCCAAACTTAATAAAGCATATTCACCAATTAAAGCAAATGTTCCATGCATTATAAGGacaaattgcaaaatattttgccctGCTATAAAAGATTCCTCTTTTTTATTAATGAGCAAtataaagacaaaagaaaagccGAATGTGTGTAAAGCTGAACATTTAACTCATGAATTATACATACTTATTTTGTCCTCTTTTTTGCATACACAGTTAAACCTCTCATAGTTACTCAGTTCTCAGTTCACCATCAAAATGATTACAATGTAATTCTGAATACTTACATATAATGTGGTACATGTGATACTTTAAATACTATTAATTGTAATTAATAATTGTAATGAAttcagaaattactttattttacttacGGTAATCATATAGATTCTATTGTGTATAGTTGTAAGAATTACAGATTCTAGCCATTTAACAACATACCACTATCAAATATCAATGATCTCATATGTGCCAGAATGCTCAAGGATAGACCATGATTAGTGAACATGTCAAATATGcaaaacacttttatttctttacatacTTAAATATTCACTTTAGCTTTTAACTGCTTTATTCTGtggaacaacaaaaaaaataattcagtattaTGAGTTATATACTAACAGAGTGCATGTTGACTTGTACTAGTTTGTTTCTTGTGTTCTTCCATcaaaaataacaccaaaaattaataaaaagattcCGGCACACAGAATAGGAATGCATGTGTGTGTTCCTGAGGAATCCaatgacaatttaaaaataaagctgcacaTCATATGTGAGAGGAGATTGTAGCTCCTTTCATTAACCTCCCTTCCCCTGCGCTaccagagttaattttccttaaGTATCATGAACAAAAGTAAGCCTCCTGATATTTTATGCTATAAAATGGGCACATGCAATCACTGAATGCCATTccatggaaggaaagaaattactgaGAGTTGTGTGGCAGGCATAAGGAAGAGAAGACTTGAAAGACAGGGAGTGTTCGTATATGACGGATATGACGAAGAGCCAATTCTTGTGAATTTAAACCAAAAAGGGTACCTGAAGTGCATGACaacacatatatgcatatacatatagtGACTGTAAGAAAGCTTTGTATCTACTTTGATCTTGGTACTGGTCAGGTACTCacttgaaaacatgaaatagtttagaaatgtttaatttgtaCTGTGATCACCAGGAACATTTCTGCCAGCCCATGGCATTTGTGCAGCATGTATCACTGCTCCAGCGTAAAACACCTATGTATGCTCAAAACAGCTGGCAGTCTACAAAGCACAAAAGACAGACAAAgatgcagggaaggaagaacGGGAAAACATTCATGAAGCCAATACTGTAACATGGTaacagatcaaaaaaaaaaaaaaaaaaagtattttattcttGAAGTCCTTAGTAAGGAGGCATATTAATAAGGAATAAAGGTAGTTATAGAATATAATGATTATAGAATTGAACATTGCTAAACTTTATCATATCCTGAACCTATATCAATATATCAATCAGTAGATAACTCCTATCTTTAATT
Coding sequences within:
- the CDH8 gene encoding cadherin-8 isoform X4; translated protein: MPERLTEMLMDTWTPLIILWITVLPSIYMSPMNQSQVLPSGSSTGLKKLTEEQRVLNRSKRGWVWNQMFVLEEFSGPEPILVGRLHTDLDPGSSKIKYILSGDGAGTIFVINDKTGDIHAMKRLDREEKAEYTLTAQAVDRDTNKPLEPPSEFIIKVQDINDNAPEFVDGPYHATVPEMSVVGTFVTKVTATDADDPVYGNSAKLVYSILEGQPYFSIEPHTDNTLSILAKHSGFSRQKQEVYLLPIIISDSGNPPMSSTSTLTIRVCGCSSDGIVQSCNVEAYVLPIGLSMGALIAILACIILLLVIVVLFVTLRRHKNEPLIIKDDEDVRENIIRYDDEGGGEEDTEAFDIATLQNPDGINGFLPRKDIKPDLQFMPRQGLAPVPNGVDVDEFINVRLHEADNDPTAPPYDSIQIYGYEGRGSAAGSLSSLESSASDSDQNFDYLSEWGPRFKRLGELYSVGESDKET
- the CDH8 gene encoding cadherin-8 isoform X5, whose amino-acid sequence is MNEPARRGPSDNTLSILAKHSGFSRQKQEVYLLPIIISDSGNPPMSSTSTLTIRVCGCSSDGIVQSCNVEAYVLPIGLSMGALIAILACIILLLVIVVLFVTLRRHKNEPLIIKDDEDVRENIIRYDDEGGGEEDTEAFDIATLQNPDGINGFLPRKDIKPDLQFMPRQGLAPVPNGVDVDEFINVRLHEADNDPTAPPYDSIQIYGYEGRGSAAGSLSSLESSASDSDQNFDYLSEWGPRFKRLGELYSVGESDKET